The genomic region GCCCAGCAGCGCGCGGGACTCATCCACACCTCCGGCAGCAAAGAAAATACAGTCCCCCGGATTTGCTCCCGTAGCAGCCACTAAGCCGTCGCGTTCTGCCTCAGAAATATTCTTCGCAACCGGCCCCCCAAGGGAACCATCATCCGCAACCGTTACGTACGCCAAGCCCTTAGCTCCGCGGGAACGCGCCCATTCTTGCCACTTATCGAACGTGCGCCGCGGTTGTGACCCACCCCCGGGCATCACCACAGCCCCCACGTACGGGTTCTGGAACACTCTGAACGGCGTGTCCTTGAAGTACTCCGTCAAGTCCGTAATCTCCAAACCGAACCGCAGGTCCGGCTTGTCGGAACCGTACTTTTCCATCGCCTCTTTATAAGTCATGCGCGGAATCGGGGTCTTGAGGTCATAGCCAATCAACGCCCAAATCTCGCGCAAAACCGCTTCCGCAACCTCGATCACATCGTCTTGTTCAACGAAAGACATTTCGACGTCCAGCTGCGTGAACTCCGGTTGCCGGTCCGCGCGGAAGTCCTCGTCGCGATAGCAGCGGGCAATCTGGTAGTACTTCTCCATCCCCGCGACCATCAAAAGCTGTTTAAATAGCTGCGGTGACTGCGGCAGCGCGTACCAGCAACCCGGCGCCAGGCGGGCGGGCACCAGGAAGTCCCGCGCCCCCTCAGGGGTAGAACGCGTGAGCGTCGGAGTTTCAATCTCCACGAATCCGCGCTCATCCAAAACCCGGCGGGTTGCTTGCGACACTTTAGAACGCAACCGCAGCGCATGCTGTGCGGGGGCGCGACGCAAATCCAGATACCGGTACTTCAACCGGGTTTCCTCACCAACTTTGCCCGCGTCATCCGCGTGGCTAGACACCTGGAACGGCAGGGGCGCCGCCGTATTCAAAATCTCAATGTCGTCCCCAAGAACCTCAATCTCCCCGGTCGGCAAGTTCGGATTCTCGTTACCTTCGGGCCGGCGCGACACCGCCCCGGTTACCCGCAACACGAACTCACTGCGCAGCAGGTGCGCTACCTTCTCGTCGCGCACCACCACCTGCGCGATTCCCGACGCGTCCCGCAGATCCACGAAAACCACACCACCGTGATCTCGACGCCGATCCACCCAACCGCAAATCGTCACCGTTTCGTCTAATTTTGACGCGTTCAAAGTACCAATGTCGTGCGTTCGTAGCATCGATATCCTTCCAAGTTTTCGTTGCATTCCCCGCGAGACAGGCGGGCGCAACACCATCTTAAACCGCGACTCGGCGCCCACGAAAACGCATCCGCGGGTGTCACCGAATTCACAGCCGGCACGCTAGCTATCAAACGCATTTCCCGTTACCGTAAAAACTGGCGAACCTCCGGTGTGTAGCTACCAGTTAAACGAACGTCCATTCCAAACATAGCGACCATGGATAGTCGGTAGCGGCGTGTGTGTTGTGGGGGTAACGCCCCGAAGAGAAGTTGGATTTTAGTTATCTTGGAAAATACCGTACGTTTCGCTGACCTGAACCTGCCTGCGCCCATCATGAGCGCCATCGAAAAACTGGGGTTCGAAACCCCAACCCCCATTCAAGCTGAAGCCATTCCACCGCTTTTAGACGGCCGCGACATCGTTGGCGTAGCCCAAACGGGCACGGGGAAAACCGCTGCGTTTGGCCTGCCCATGCTCGCCCACCTCGATCCGAGCGAACCGCGAGTCCAAGCCATCGTGCTGGCCCCCACCCGCGAACTGGCCGTGCAAAGCGGCGACGCGATCGCATCTTTCGCCGCGGACCTGCCGGACATTACGGTGGTAACCGTATACGGCGGAGCGCCCTATCCACCGCAGATCCGCGCCCTCAAAAATGGCGCCCAAATTGTGGTGGGCACCCCGGGGCGGATAATCGACCTGATCGAAAAAGACGTTCTGCACCTAGACCAAGTGAAGGTTCTCGTGCTCGATGAGGCCGATGAGATGCTCCGCATGGGATTTGCAGAAGACGTGGAAACCATCGCTTCTGCCGCGCCGCAACCCGGAGAGCGCATTACCGCACTATTCTCAGCCACCATGCCACCGGCGATTCAACGAGTCGCCCAGCAGCACCTGATTGAGCCGGTACGCGTCGAAATCGCCCCGCAGTCCTCCACCGTCGACACCGTGGAACAGACCTACGCTATCCTCGGTTTTCGACACAAAAAAGAAGCGTTAGCACGCGTACTCTCCACCGCCGACACGGACGCAGCCATAGTGTTCGTCCGCACCCGCGTGGACGTGGACGACGTGTCTTCCGACCTGACACGGCGCGGTTTCAAAGCCTCCGGCCTGTCCGGAGACGTGTCCCAAGCTGAACGGGAACGCATCATCGCTCGGCTGCGCGACGGATCCCTCGACGTCCTCGTCGCAACCGACGTGGCTGCACGCGGACTAGATGTGGAACGTATTGGCCTAGTCGTTAACTACGACGTACCGCGTGAAGCAGAAGCCTACGTGCACCGGATTGGCCGCACTGGGCGAGCTGGCCGCACCGGCCGCTCCCTCACATTCTTCACCCCGAAAGAACGCTTCCGCCTCAAGCAAATCGAGAAACTCACCGGCACGCACATGACTCAGGCAGGGATCCCAACCCGGCGGGACGTGGCGTCTCACACGGGGAAACAGCTGCTGGCGGAGGTGGCGCCGCGCTTGGAACGCGGCCACCTCGACCTGTACGAAGAACTGCTCGAAACCGTAACTCAGCAACTCGGCTTAGATTACCCGCAGGTCGCCGCGGCACTGCTGGCAAACGCTGTGGGTGACACCGGACAGAACCGCGGCGCGGCGCAACACGCGGATGAAGACTTCGCGAACGGCAGTTTCGAAACCGGTGGGAAAAAACGCAAAGGCCGCGGATCACGTGCCGGCACACGCATGGAACCAACCGGCAGTGGAAAACGCTACCGCGTAGAAGTTGGCCGCAAAGATGGAGTGAAACCCGGGGCGATTGTCGGCGCAATTACCGGTGAAGCCGGGTTGTCGGGCGACGATCTGGGGCGCATTGAAATCTTCCCCACGTTCTCGCTCGTGGATATCGCCGGTGAACTCCCCGCGTCGGCGCTACGCAAAATTGCCCGCGCCACCGTTGCGGGCCGCCGGCTGCGGATCCGCGAAGACACGGGGCCAGAACCCAACGATTCTACTCACAGGAAGCACCGCGGGAAGTCAAAATCGTTTTCTGACCGTGGGGGCCGCGGGTTTGACCGCAACGCCCACCGGGCAAAACGGCGGTCGTTCAAAAACGGTCGGCGCTAACGCTGTAGCGTGCTGATTGCCGACGCGATCCGCTGCTGGCGTTCCTCCTCGGTGCGCAGCGGTTCCCACACGCGCACCCGCACGAGGGTTTCCAACTCTTCGCGCAGTTGGTTGGCAGCGCGTTTACCCGCCCGCCGCGCAGCCACCCTCATGCACATATAAGAACAGGCGGCAACCAACAGGGTCCACGCGAGGCCGCTAAGTAGCAGCCACGTGGGAATCGGCACTATCCCGTATTTAGGTACCCCAATGTCGATTAGCAAAACGGCGCGGGCAAGGACAGTGCCCAGCAGCCACAGACCACCCACGGCGGCGACTATCCATCCCACCCACTGCAAGGCGTTGAAAGCACGCCACCAGCCGCGCCTATTGGGAAGGTGGTAATCGGTCTGCGCGGTCACTTCGCTCATCTGGTCAATCAGTTCGGTTTCACTGCCAGCGCTGGCGAGCAATTTTTCCCCAGATGCGCGGCCTCAAGTCTGTGTACGTGGCCAGTACCGACCGCATTGCTTGCGACAGTCGCGCCCGGGCCGCCGGATTTCCCCCTGGCTCCACTGCCCCTAATTTGAGGTCCTTGAGGGGATCGTGGGTGAATCGGCGGGCGATTCTAAACGGGAGCCAATGGCAGTACCGACCGGCCCGGTAACGGTAAGCCCCGGCAACGCGGCGGCTCAACGCGGGCGCGTCCATGGCTTCGCCCGCAGCTTTGGTTATCTGCGTGGGCAGCGCCTGCGCGTCAACTGGTTCAATCTCTTGCTCATCCGCCAGCCGGTCGGCCAATAAATCAGTGGCTTCTTGCAAATCTGCGTGCATCCGTTGACCCCGTTTTGCGGCTAGGCGAGCCACGTCGTGCAGGTGCATGCGCAGCTGGCGCGTGCCCTCCCCGGAACGCGCCGAGGTCAACACAATGCGCGCTCCCGTTACCCCATCGTTTTTTACTAGCCGCTCCAGATCAGCCCGCACCTGCTCACTTTGCTCCGCCGTCATGGTGTCGGCGTGCGTTAGAATCACCACGGTGTCGCGCGAGTGTTTGGCAAACCGTTTAATGAACTGGTTGTGAAGCACGTCGTCGGCGTATTTCTGCGGGCTAGTCACCCACACCATCACGTCCACGCGTTGCAGCAGCCGCTCCACGAGCGCGCGGTTTTTACGGTCGATCGAATCAATGTCCGGCATGTCGACCACAATCACGTTTTCCGCAACCGTTTGCTCCGCCGGAACCAACACCCGGTCTTTGATCTGCATCCAGTCGAGCAGTTCCCCCGCCTCTTCTTTAGGGGCGCACGCCGCCAGCGGGGCGGTGGTGGTGGGGCGCTGATACCCCACCGTCGCCAGATCCGCTTTGAAGATCTGGTTGAACACACTGGATTTACCTACCCCCGTTGCCCCCAGCAACGCCACCACCGCGTAATCGGCCGACAGTGCGGCGCGTGCCCGCAAGTTGCGGTTCAGCTGGCGTAGGCGCCGTTCATCCTCCGCAAGCAGGTCACCGTCCAGTTCCTCCACGATCCCGTTCAACACTTTGGTTTTCATGAGGGGATTCGTGCCGCCCCACCGTTCAAACAGTCGCATTATCCCTCCGTCCACTCGCGGCGTGCCCGCGCCAGTGCCTGCTGGATTTCGCTTGAGGAAACGAGGTCTGGAAGCGCATCTGTAAGCGGTTCCATGGCTCGTTCCAGTGCGCGGCTCATCTGCGTTTTCAATGCTCCGTGCGCCCGTTGCGTCATTGCCGCTACCGCTGCGTCACCGAACACGGCTTCGAGCACGCGTTGAGCAACTATGCCCGTTGCACCCGCCACCGTAACTTCAGCACCGGTTAGCCCGCCAGTGGAGGCGAACAGGACAATAATCAGCGCCAAGCCCAGAAGGTTCACACCGAATGCGAGCATACGGGCAGACGTTTTCTTGTTCGCCCCCTGGCGTTTAATCAAGTCCACAACCGCGCGTTCCCAGTTCTTTACAGCTGCGCGGGCCTCATGCTGTAACTTTTCTTGGGAAAGCGGAACTACCTGCGCTTCAAAGGGGCGCATCGCCGGATTTGCACGCCAAGTGGTGCGAGCATGCTGCACTGCGCGCGCCAGTTCGTCGCAAATTATTGTGCTCAAGTTAGAGCCGAGAATCTCTTTCACTTCGTCTGCGCGCGCGTTCCGCCCGGTGAAAAACCCGCTCACCCGCGATTTTACCCGCGTAACAATCCGGTCAATCCCCGCGGAAATGTCTGCAACCCCCAGCATGGCCTGCCACCTGGACAGCACTTCGCCACGCAGAAGTTTCCCATTTTGAGTTGCCTGTTCCAAGCGCCGCAGTGCCACCCGCTGGTTTTCATCCACCACAGATGCGGCGTCGGTACGTACCAGCGTCTGTCTCGATAAGACCTGCAACAGGTGCTCGACGTCCGTGAACAGTTCCGCAACCGTGCCTTCTAACGCTCGTTTCGCCACTTGAGCGCGCGTGTGCGCAGTGTCGGAAAGGGAGGACAGCCAGTTCTTCACGGTCCGCACCGAAGCTGGGTCTAAGCGGTCGTGCTGCAAAGGCATCTCGTTCACACAAATAAGGGGCGCGTCAGAAAGCCCCGCGTCCGCTAAAAGCCGCGCAAAATCACCGCGAACCACATTCGTTGCCCCAGGTGGTACCCGATTCAGCACAATCGACAGAGCCACCGAGCGAGCGTGTGCCTCACGCAAAACTTCCCACGGAACCGCATCTGCGTAACGCGCGGCAGTGGTAACAAAAATCCACAGGTCCGCCGCATCAAATAGTTGCACCGCCAACGCCCGGTTGCGGTCAACGAACGAATCCAAATCCGGGGCATCTAGCAGCGCGAGCCCGCGCGGAACCCGATCGTTCACCTGCAGGCGCAACGCGTTCTCCCCGGCTGACTCGCCCGCACCACTACCGCGCACCCGCGTGAACGAAGGAAGCACCCGGGTGGATTCGAACCACGGGGCATCCTCCGCCCGGTAAATCAGCGTCGGGGTGCGAGTGGTAGGCCGGATCGCGGAGGTCTGCACCACACCCTCACCGAGCAGGGAGTTCACCAGCGTCGACTTCCCCGCCCCCGTGGACCCACCGACTACACACAGCAGGGGCGCATCCAGCTGCTGGGCCCGGGGGATAATGAGGTCCTCCAGCTGCTGGGCGCGCCGCCGCGCGAGTGTCTGCGCCGCCTGCGCGTTTTCAACTTCGAAAGGGAACGTGAGGGCACGCAGCTGCTCTTGCAGCTGCGCTAACGCGTCTACCCGGTTCACGTTTACAGCTCCCAGCTTGGCCACCGATCCGCTTG from Gleimia hominis harbors:
- the aspS gene encoding aspartate--tRNA ligase, translating into MLRTHDIGTLNASKLDETVTICGWVDRRRDHGGVVFVDLRDASGIAQVVVRDEKVAHLLRSEFVLRVTGAVSRRPEGNENPNLPTGEIEVLGDDIEILNTAAPLPFQVSSHADDAGKVGEETRLKYRYLDLRRAPAQHALRLRSKVSQATRRVLDERGFVEIETPTLTRSTPEGARDFLVPARLAPGCWYALPQSPQLFKQLLMVAGMEKYYQIARCYRDEDFRADRQPEFTQLDVEMSFVEQDDVIEVAEAVLREIWALIGYDLKTPIPRMTYKEAMEKYGSDKPDLRFGLEITDLTEYFKDTPFRVFQNPYVGAVVMPGGGSQPRRTFDKWQEWARSRGAKGLAYVTVADDGSLGGPVAKNISEAERDGLVAATGANPGDCIFFAAGGVDESRALLGAARLEIGRRTGLIDEDAWSFVWVVDAPLFKPAGMDDDVSVGHSKWTAVHHAFTSPNPDWIDRFEEDPGNALAYAYDIVCNGNEIGGGSIRIHRRDVQERVFKVMGIGEEEAQEKFGFLLDAFKFGAPPHGGIAFGWDRIVSLLTKSDSIRDVIAFPKSGGGYDPLTQAPAPITPQQREEAGVDYVPEDDEDEAQEQA
- a CDS encoding DEAD/DEAH box helicase, with product MENTVRFADLNLPAPIMSAIEKLGFETPTPIQAEAIPPLLDGRDIVGVAQTGTGKTAAFGLPMLAHLDPSEPRVQAIVLAPTRELAVQSGDAIASFAADLPDITVVTVYGGAPYPPQIRALKNGAQIVVGTPGRIIDLIEKDVLHLDQVKVLVLDEADEMLRMGFAEDVETIASAAPQPGERITALFSATMPPAIQRVAQQHLIEPVRVEIAPQSSTVDTVEQTYAILGFRHKKEALARVLSTADTDAAIVFVRTRVDVDDVSSDLTRRGFKASGLSGDVSQAERERIIARLRDGSLDVLVATDVAARGLDVERIGLVVNYDVPREAEAYVHRIGRTGRAGRTGRSLTFFTPKERFRLKQIEKLTGTHMTQAGIPTRRDVASHTGKQLLAEVAPRLERGHLDLYEELLETVTQQLGLDYPQVAAALLANAVGDTGQNRGAAQHADEDFANGSFETGGKKRKGRGSRAGTRMEPTGSGKRYRVEVGRKDGVKPGAIVGAITGEAGLSGDDLGRIEIFPTFSLVDIAGELPASALRKIARATVAGRRLRIREDTGPEPNDSTHRKHRGKSKSFSDRGGRGFDRNAHRAKRRSFKNGRR
- a CDS encoding GTPase, whose product is MRLFERWGGTNPLMKTKVLNGIVEELDGDLLAEDERRLRQLNRNLRARAALSADYAVVALLGATGVGKSSVFNQIFKADLATVGYQRPTTTAPLAACAPKEEAGELLDWMQIKDRVLVPAEQTVAENVIVVDMPDIDSIDRKNRALVERLLQRVDVMVWVTSPQKYADDVLHNQFIKRFAKHSRDTVVILTHADTMTAEQSEQVRADLERLVKNDGVTGARIVLTSARSGEGTRQLRMHLHDVARLAAKRGQRMHADLQEATDLLADRLADEQEIEPVDAQALPTQITKAAGEAMDAPALSRRVAGAYRYRAGRYCHWLPFRIARRFTHDPLKDLKLGAVEPGGNPAARARLSQAMRSVLATYTDLRPRIWGKIARQRWQ
- a CDS encoding dynamin family protein, with product MAKLGAVNVNRVDALAQLQEQLRALTFPFEVENAQAAQTLARRRAQQLEDLIIPRAQQLDAPLLCVVGGSTGAGKSTLVNSLLGEGVVQTSAIRPTTRTPTLIYRAEDAPWFESTRVLPSFTRVRGSGAGESAGENALRLQVNDRVPRGLALLDAPDLDSFVDRNRALAVQLFDAADLWIFVTTAARYADAVPWEVLREAHARSVALSIVLNRVPPGATNVVRGDFARLLADAGLSDAPLICVNEMPLQHDRLDPASVRTVKNWLSSLSDTAHTRAQVAKRALEGTVAELFTDVEHLLQVLSRQTLVRTDAASVVDENQRVALRRLEQATQNGKLLRGEVLSRWQAMLGVADISAGIDRIVTRVKSRVSGFFTGRNARADEVKEILGSNLSTIICDELARAVQHARTTWRANPAMRPFEAQVVPLSQEKLQHEARAAVKNWERAVVDLIKRQGANKKTSARMLAFGVNLLGLALIIVLFASTGGLTGAEVTVAGATGIVAQRVLEAVFGDAAVAAMTQRAHGALKTQMSRALERAMEPLTDALPDLVSSSEIQQALARARREWTEG